From the genome of Suricata suricatta isolate VVHF042 chromosome 3, meerkat_22Aug2017_6uvM2_HiC, whole genome shotgun sequence, one region includes:
- the BTG2 gene encoding protein BTG2: MSQARWTGKRTDMLPEIAAAVGFLSSLLRTRGCVSEQRLKVFSGALQEALTEHYKHHWFPEKPSKGSGYRCIRINHKMDPIISKVASQIGLSQPQLHQLLPSELTLWVDPYEVSYRIGEDGSICVLYEEAPMAASYGLLTCKNQMMLGRSSPSKNYVMAVSS; encoded by the exons ATGAGCCAGGCCCGCTGGACCGGGAAAAGAACAGACATGCTGCCGGAGATCGCCGCCGCCGTGGGTTTCCTCTCTAGCCTCCTGAGGACCCGGGGCTGCGTGAGCGAACAGAGGCTAAAGGTTTTCAGCGGGGCTCTCCAGGAGGCACTCACAG AGCACTACAAACACCACTGGTTTCCTGAAAAGCCGTCCAAGGGCTCCGGCTACCGCTGCATCCGTATCAACCACAAGATGGACCCCATCATCAGCAAGGTGGCCAGCCAGATCGGACTCAGCCAGCCTCAGCTGCACCAGCTGCTGCCCAGTGAGCTGACCCTGTGGGTGGACCCCTATGAGGTGTCCTACCGCATTGGGGAGGATGGCTCCATCTGCGTCCTGTACGAGGAGGCCCCCATGGCTGCCTCCTATGGGCTCCTCACCTGCAAGAACCAAATGATGCTGGGCCGGAGCAGCCCCTCGAAGAACTACGTGATGGCGGTCTCCAGTTAG